A segment of the Dokdonella sp. genome:
ATGCGGCCGGTTTCGAATACGCGCTCGATCTCGCCGAGACTGGCGTGGATGCCCTCGTGAACAGTTGGCTGGGTCATAATCGGCCATCGCCGCGCGCTTGAGCGGGGCTGCCCGACGGGGAGGGCAATGATGGAAACGCGCTTGCCGGCACCGGAGTTCCCGGCTGGGCTGGAATGGGTCAACGTCAGCGAGCCACCGATGCTCGCCGGCCTGCGCGGGCGTGTGGTTCTGCTTTGGTTCTGGACCTGCGACAGTGCCAATTGCTGGAACCTGCTGCCTGATCTTGCCTGGCTCGAAAGCCGTCATCACGATGGCCTCACCGTCATTGGCATCCATACACCGAAGTATCCGCAGCACCATGACGCGGGCGCCGTGCTGAAGGCGGTCAACCGCCTTGGCATTCGCCATGCGGTAGCCAGCGATCCGGAATTCGTCCTGTGGCAGCGCTATGCGATCGACGCCTGGCCGACCGCCGTGTTGATCGATGCAGAAGGCCTAATCGCCGAGGTCGTCCCCGGCGAGGGGCGCCGCCGCGATCTCGACCAATGGATCACACGTTTGCTCGACGAGGCGGCCGAGCGCGACCTGCGCGAGTATGGACCGGCGATGCCGGCGTCCCGACCCGAACCGCGCATGCCATTGGCCTTCCCGGGCAAGCTGCTGGTGGCCGACAACGTTCTGTTCGTCGCCGACAGTGGCCATCACCGCGTGCTCGAATGCACGCACGAGGGCCGCATCCTGCGCCAGTTCGGTTCGGGTGATCCCGGTTTCTGGGACGGACGCAACAGCGAGTGCGGCTTCAACGATCCGCAGGGCATGGCGATCCGCGACGACATGCTCTACGTCGCCGACCGCGGGAACCATGCCGTGCGCCGCATCCGACTCTATGGCGGCGAGGTCGAGACCGTGCTCGGTACCGGACACCCGGGCCGCGAGCGCCCACGCGATGCCGAGGCGTTGCAGACGCCGATCGGCCTGCCGACCGACCTGGCCATGGTCGCCGATTCGCTCTACGTGGCCTCGGCTGCGCAGAACCAGATCTGGCAGCTCGACCCGGCGCGAGGACGTGTCGGCATGTTCGCCGGCAGCGGCCAGCTCGGCCTCGAGGACGGCCATGGCCTCGATGCGGCCTTCGGCCAGCCGAGCGGGCTCGCCGCCAGCGGCCTGCAACTGCTCGTCGCCGACGCGGCGACCTCGGCGATCCGCCTCGTACGTCTATCCGACGCACGGGTGACGACCTTTGTCGGGGTGGGCCCCTGGGAGTTCGGCGATGCTGCCGGTGGTCGCGACACCGCACGTTTGCAGAACCCGCTTGCCGTCGCCCTTGATCCGCGCGGCATCGTTTTCATTGCCGACAGCTACAACCACCGCATCAAGGCGCTCAGCATGAAAACCGGGGTGCTGCGTCCCCTCAACATCAACTACCGCTTCAACGAACCTGGCGGCCTTGCTGTCGGCGGCGGTGCGCTGTGGGTCGCCAATACGAATGTGCATGAGGTCGTGCGCATCGACCTTGCCAGCGGCGCCGGCAAGCGCGTGGCGGTCGGCGAGTAGTCGTCGACTCCAACCGCGCCGCCTTGGCCGTTCTTCCCTCGCGGGGCTCGGACCTTGAGGTTTTCCGAGGCCATTTCCGGCAATCCCGCGGGGGCATGGCCATCCCGGCTTCAGGTTGAATTCCGTGGACAGCCGAGCGGCCTGCTTCTATCATTCGCACTCGCCTTGATTCCCTTTCCACGCCCTTCCACGGACTGGTAGCCACCGGACCGCGGGTTTCGTCGCACCCGCTGCCGGCCGGTGACGGCGCAGGGGCCCCCACGCAGGCGAACGCATGACCACCCCAGCCCTGCTCGCACTCGCCGACGGCAGCCTCTTCGAAGGCCGTTCGATCGGCGCGCACGGCGGCACGACCGGCGAAGTCGTGTTCAACACGGCCATGACCGGATACCAGGAGATCCTCACCGATCCCTCGTACGCGCGGCAGATTGTCACCCTGACCTGTCCACATATCGGCAACACTGGCTGCAATCGGGCCGATGCCGAGTCCGACCGCGTGCATGCCGGCGGCCTGGTGATCCGTGACCTGCCGCTGCTGGCGAGCAGTTGGCGCAACGAGATCGCGCTCGATGACTACCTCAAGCAGCACGGTGTGGTCGCGATTGCCGACATCGACACGCGCCGCCTTACGCGCATCCTGCGCGATACCGGTGCGCAGGGCGGCTGCATCCTTGCCGGTGACGGGATCTCCGCCGAGGCGGCTCTGGCTTCCGCGCGCACATTCCCCGGACTGGCCGGGATGGATCTCGCGAAGATAGTGTCGACGAGCACATCCCATGTCTGGAACGAAGGCACGTTCGATCTCGACCGCAACAAGCCACGCATCGGCACCCGCCGCTTTCGTGTCGCGGCATACGATTTCGGCGTCAAGCACAATATCCTGCGCATGCTCGTGGACCGCGGTTGTGAAGTCACCGTATTGCCCGCGCAGACGCCAGCCAGCGAGGTGTTCGCACTCGCGCCTGACGGCGTGTTCCTGTCAAACGGCCCGGGCGACCCGCAACCCTGCGACTACGCGATCACGGCGATCCGTGAGTTCATCCGTGCGCGCCTGCCGATTTTCGGCATCTGCCTCGGTCACCAGTTGCTCGGTCTCGCCGCTGGCGCGCGCACGCTGAA
Coding sequences within it:
- the carA gene encoding glutamine-hydrolyzing carbamoyl-phosphate synthase small subunit encodes the protein MTTPALLALADGSLFEGRSIGAHGGTTGEVVFNTAMTGYQEILTDPSYARQIVTLTCPHIGNTGCNRADAESDRVHAGGLVIRDLPLLASSWRNEIALDDYLKQHGVVAIADIDTRRLTRILRDTGAQGGCILAGDGISAEAALASARTFPGLAGMDLAKIVSTSTSHVWNEGTFDLDRNKPRIGTRRFRVAAYDFGVKHNILRMLVDRGCEVTVLPAQTPASEVFALAPDGVFLSNGPGDPQPCDYAITAIREFIRARLPIFGICLGHQLLGLAAGARTLKMKFGHHGANHPVIDIATGGVMISSQNHGFAVDEATLPANVRATHRSLFDGSLQGIDLVDAPAFGFQGHPEASPGPHDVAPLFDRFIQLMEARAVAAA
- a CDS encoding thioredoxin-like domain-containing protein; the encoded protein is METRLPAPEFPAGLEWVNVSEPPMLAGLRGRVVLLWFWTCDSANCWNLLPDLAWLESRHHDGLTVIGIHTPKYPQHHDAGAVLKAVNRLGIRHAVASDPEFVLWQRYAIDAWPTAVLIDAEGLIAEVVPGEGRRRDLDQWITRLLDEAAERDLREYGPAMPASRPEPRMPLAFPGKLLVADNVLFVADSGHHRVLECTHEGRILRQFGSGDPGFWDGRNSECGFNDPQGMAIRDDMLYVADRGNHAVRRIRLYGGEVETVLGTGHPGRERPRDAEALQTPIGLPTDLAMVADSLYVASAAQNQIWQLDPARGRVGMFAGSGQLGLEDGHGLDAAFGQPSGLAASGLQLLVADAATSAIRLVRLSDARVTTFVGVGPWEFGDAAGGRDTARLQNPLAVALDPRGIVFIADSYNHRIKALSMKTGVLRPLNINYRFNEPGGLAVGGGALWVANTNVHEVVRIDLASGAGKRVAVGE